One genomic window of Arthrobacter sp. KBS0703 includes the following:
- the rnc gene encoding ribonuclease III — translation MSSTEELLKRLGVSIDAGTLRLALTHRSYAYENGGIPTNERLEFLGDSILGFSVTDALYRDNPSLPEGDLAKRRSAVVSTRALAGIGRSLGIGDYIYLGQGEKLTEGKNKASILADTMEALIGATYVSNDIETARQLVMRLIGPLLKDAAALGAGTDWKTSIQELAAGRQLGSIYYAVEGSGPDHARTFVAELQIGGTPYGKGSGHSKKEAEQEAAADAWRKLSGMDTAAEPPESAAGS, via the coding sequence ATGTCTTCAACTGAAGAGCTTCTGAAGCGTCTCGGTGTCTCAATTGACGCCGGGACGCTTCGTCTTGCTCTGACACACCGTTCCTATGCCTACGAAAACGGCGGCATACCCACCAACGAACGCCTCGAGTTCCTCGGCGACTCCATCTTGGGGTTTTCCGTCACCGATGCGCTGTACCGGGACAATCCCTCGCTCCCCGAAGGGGACCTGGCCAAGCGCCGGTCCGCCGTGGTGAGCACGCGGGCACTTGCCGGCATCGGACGCAGCCTCGGCATCGGCGACTACATCTACCTCGGCCAGGGCGAGAAGCTCACCGAGGGCAAGAACAAGGCCTCAATCCTGGCTGACACCATGGAGGCGCTCATCGGGGCGACGTACGTCTCCAACGACATCGAGACCGCACGCCAGCTCGTCATGCGCCTGATCGGACCGCTCCTGAAGGACGCAGCCGCGCTCGGCGCCGGCACCGACTGGAAAACGAGTATCCAGGAGCTCGCGGCCGGCCGGCAGCTCGGCTCGATCTATTACGCCGTGGAGGGCTCCGGCCCGGACCACGCACGCACCTTTGTCGCGGAGCTGCAGATCGGCGGGACGCCGTACGGCAAGGGTTCCGGCCACTCGAAGAAGGAAGCCGAGCAGGAAGCGGCGGCCGACGCCTGGCGGAAGCTATCCGGCATGGACACCGCCGCGGAGCCGCCGGAATCCGCCGCCGGGAGTTAG